Within the Daphnia magna isolate NIES unplaced genomic scaffold, ASM2063170v1.1 Dm_contigs310, whole genome shotgun sequence genome, the region tgtgcgtttatctcgagctctcaagggtatatcattgtttaatgaaaaactcactgtcagagcctttgttgatgacgtcaccattttcgtttcttgtgacgaagattttaccagggcaggacaaatccttgatatgttctgtcagtggacaaaggcaaggatgaataaggagaaaacaaaagccctgggactcgggactaggagctctagatcaatttggcctcttgagtggcttgtgtcagcgccaacattgtccctgttaggaattaaattttcccattccatagtagagacagctagtagggtttggaatgatgcattttgctctttaaatggtattctacgagagaatgccagtcgacggtttaatatttaccagagggtAATGTTCCTtaagtcgaaggctctctccggaactgtgtactttgcacaggtattaccttgtaataaaaaaatggctgaccagatttcgaaggctgtcatgaaatttctatggatggggaaagtagaaaggccgaaaaaaaccgtaattttccgtactgtcaaagaagggggactgggaatggtcaacacacacctcttttaccgttcccttttcttgtgccccttgtacaaagtcctgataggccccaacagcccagaaagctctctacttcggtattggatgtcctttcctctccgaaccttattgccactctacaaggacaacaccacacctgtagcagtcatgaagagaccctattaccttcaggaacccctgcatcaaatcaagcaacttttcgcatcttccattctggtgcaggggaatccaatggtTCATCGAAAAACCTAcaaccattggatcctggaggaaacgacaatgggaaagctggagatcctgaggcctaatctggattggccacgtatctggaaggagactgcagccctttcaactaacatcagagagaccatgttcctgttcaaccagcaacttctccctaccaggaccagatgccatcggttggacCCCACCAAGGATGCAACATGCCCATTCTGCAATGAAGACCccgaaaccgatgagcatctgatgtaccagtgtcctgaacgcctcatcgtttggagctggttggaaggaactatGCGTCAGATGGGCTGCAGTTCGTCAAAGGAAGATTTGATACGTGGCTATTTTGGACCAATAGGAAATCTCCAGTTTTCTttcactcttctggctgcttaAATCTTCATCACCTGGAAGGAAAGAAGTCACCTTCGCATCCCacgtcaagaagaagtagagagcctATGGAAAGCCCTTCGTCAACCTAGATCCCTATGTCCTACCTAATCTTTACCATAAATTTTagtatattttgtttatttttgtttattttgtatttcctTTTCCCAACATCAATGGCctttgtatatttttgttaatattttctgttaccaagtcttctgctttgtttacttttgttttgttttattttacggtattatcccacctcaacacacattgcatttgtttgtttttgtttttgttttgtttattattatagtCCCCAACATTGCCACATTTTCGTCTACATCCCTTTGctaacgtctgcatccgacgaccaaattgtttttttttgcttcgtttGTTTTAATGCACCAATTAGCTGATaacaaaagataataaaagagaattttacaaaaaaaaaaaaaaagagttcgATTCCCCATAGAGGCAATTTAAAACAATCATAtcctaaaaataaatggccATATGATTGGATAACTCAAGTAGATGAATTAAAAGTTCTCggaattactttttcttccgaaacaaaaaaaacagttaaagaCAATTGGCAAAGACAGCTCAACATCATCCAAAATATTCTCATCAAAAACACACACCGTCATTTCACTTTTTATGGTCGCAtccttttcattaaacaacaTGTTTTGTCACAACTTGTTCATATAGCCCACGTACTTCCCTGCAACAAAACCCAAGCCCTTCTCCTCcaacaaaaatgcaacaaattcCTTTGGGCACAACGAAGAGAGCACCCACCCCTAAATGTTTTGATCCGCCCCCGGCTTCAAGGTGGGCTTGGTGTAACTTTACTTTTTCCATTCTTCCTGTCCCTTTTCACTCGGCAAATTTTCTAATCTTTAATCCACCCCGAGGCTATTGAGAGAACTGCAACTGTTTATTGGTTGGGGCCACATCTCAAGAACCTCCTTCCACAAATCACCCAGCCTAGGTTTAATGCAACACATTCATCGCATCCATACTTCACTACCTCACTTTCAACCATCACCGATCTACTTAAAGCTGGCATCTTCACATCGTCAACTGTATCGAATCACCGCGCCACCTACAATCACCTGATCGCTAACATAGGGCAACCAGGGAGAACAGAGATTGCGAAACCGGACCTTGACTGGGCTTCCATCTGGCGTTGGGTGGCCAAAATCAAAGGGAAAAACGCCGAAGTGGTCTGGGATTTTAACCATAACCAGCTTCCCACCAAAATGCGTCTCAATAGTCTCAATCTTTCAAACAACGACCAATGCCCTCTATGCAATGCTGGCCAAGAAACTGACGACCATCTAATGTTACTTTGTAAAGAGAAAGTTGACATCAGTTTATGGCTCCGTATTCAATTGACAAAACTCGGATGTCTAAAACCATTGAAATCAGCAATCAAAGGAGACGTTGGAAATGGgcccaataaaaagaaaatactggCCCTCATCCAATCCTACATAATCACCGTCTGGACTGCAGCCAAAACTTCACCCCAGCAATAAACGAAATACAGTCTCTCTGGTCACGCTTCCTTCATTCAAAAAACTCTCCACAGACGTCACCTTCTAAACCCTAAATATTCCTACAAAACTTTCTCCACAGAtaccttctttccttcataCAACAAGTTTCTCCCATCATAATTATTATCTCTTGGAACCCCCCCATCCCTCCAGATGTCATATTGTAAATCTTCATCTCCACCAAAATCATTTGTCCTCCTTCAATTCCGCCTCGAAATGTAATTAATTCGCTGTAATTTTCCTCCTTTGCCACAACATGCAACTTATGTCACAAATGCCACAAATGCCCCAACGTATctgtaaaacaatttaaatcttACCTGTGacaataaatcgtttaaatataaaaaaaaaccaaccggaaggctggtggttcgatcccacccaggggcgtagcataggagtttttacatattcttttttatccttagagactccttatgataggttaagaatcatctgtatcttttccgtatacatcgttgcctagtcatcagtggtgtacaaccatgataactctacagttaaacagattatggttatctttattagttatgctactttgcactcctttcattgatgatgagtaaacttgggacgcgtaaaatagcaaattaaaggaattttgaatcgtcaaaacaacaaaactactctaaaaacaacatgtgtacttcattttcgggagccttctggtggtaatcagctagttataagccttgtgcgggaccatatggaaaattcacaaTGTGAcatagcgcacttgacatggTCTAaccctcctttccatatgtggaggcagctgtttcatgtcttgttggaaatcaaacgtatgaatcacacacaaaaaaaatttatttaagttgttatttttctttaggactccaccgttcctttgacagaagaaatactcaatggattgttgggatcgtttctgtttgcgtttaCCATTAActtgtgcctggctagctcagtcggtagagcatgagactcttaacctcagggtcgtgggttcgagccccacgttgggcgttcaattccatgtggtcttaattgaaacttggtttcaatcaattcGTATAATTCAGTTCCCATGGCTAGGTATTGTTGTTTTCACGTCCTATGTCTATTGATACGCCATCTACGGTAGAAggtcaagtgcgctagtggcttggtttctgagtccttcacaagatggcctaacacggcagaacaccacctacctaacaggtttcgttcaaggaaaacgcacagagtttaagccgtgttaacaaaataattggacatcaattactgaaagcatattattcatttatttctttcacatgaactatgggagtttctactcttggtacagatcaccagattttagttgcgcgtgctaacaaattaagttgtttattcatttaggtagtaaagagtttacggtatcataggattgtttctcgatcgaatgtgttgaatatacatacatgcctcgatagcgcagtaggcagcgcgcgagtctcataatctcgaggtcgtgagttcgaacctcactcggggcagtgttaagtaaagtaactaaattttttccactaacagtcaatctctgtaagagctggttggtttctaaatgctgcatgtaaaacaagaaataccacggtacgataataaaggttctaccgagatttgaactcagattgtcagagtcagagtctgaagtgctaaccattacaccatagaaccactgctaacaaatgatcaaacaccatagaatcacttataacaaattagcctttcttaattgaatgcagcaatcaatgttttctcaaggatgtacacttgactatgacaaacatctttggcatcgaaattgacctctagtttaagtttcccgacgaaaatgggattcgaacccacgcgtgcaatgcacaatggattagcagtccatcaccttaaccactcggtcacctcgtctgattacttccaccacgttgaggtattgagccctaatgcgttagcggataattcaatatcatacaaacttaacgaaaacaccggtaatgagaactcgctggaaagaaaactcttcaaattacgcccgatgagggaattgaaccctcgacctcaggattaaaagtcccgcgctctaccaactgagctaaccgggatacgtaatacatgcctatgttattcaatatattaacaccacgtagtttctttgatcatgcgacgacaaattatgaaacccacatattttcaaataagtcttacattaccttgatccaaaatcacggtatccatgtctcgaaaaatgaagaagccgacaaattttccaattttttttatcttggtcgaaaataagggtgtccatgtcacgcaaaatgaggaaaccttcaaacaaaccaaaaacaaaaaatcttacattgctttgattccaaataacggtcatcgtagcaaaccagcaaagatgaaaacagcgtttttttttttttttaatacgtTTAGGTGCCACTGGCCATGGCTTGTTGCCACTGGTTACAGTTTACGGGCCGCCATAGTAGGGGCCCTTACgccacgttcagactacagcctttttgagcgttttacgtactacgtataacgtttttacgctccgagttacgtagctgggaacggaagagtgttcagacacaacgctctacgtagtacgtaatacgtaaactcaaaacgtagtccaaacgaagtcaaaactgagcgtacgtaaaaatgagattgatctcatttttacataagtttttgggacgttctacgcactacgtagccaaaatctattacgcttgtctacattcttttgttttttcaggttttctctcctgtttattcattctgggatatgtcaggtgtagaattgtaaatttaataattaatttttttcatttttattttaaaaataaatattgggcctactaaagttgccaaaaagaattcccttaacaaattcaagtcgccccccaaaaaatcaccgataaagaaaatcaaaaagtaaatattatttcatgaaatcttttgcaactattttggtttattgcttATTCCATTTTAGGTCTTCAAGAAATTGGTCAGAAGAAGAACGTTTCGTCCTCAgaacttttatcaataaatataacaaagagctacaacaggtacaaaaatctacagcagacgctagaatctccgcagaatctagcctactctacgtaaatttgacagtgtagtctgaacagtctacgaacacatttacgtaaatatggctccgtaaaaaacgcagcgaaatttacgaagcacaaacgtaaacttttaacgttatacgttatacgttatacgtagaaaagagctgtagtctgaacgatactttacACACCGTTGCGTCTTTGTGTATTGGATACTTATAGTTTAAATAGATACAATCAAAATTAATAGGcgtttaggggggggggggttggaTTAGATGGGTTGTTAGATTCGTTCTATGATCTTGGTGTCCGTGATGTATTTGATGAGTGCTTTCGCGATTTTTCCTTGGGTGTGTTTAGGGATGTTGAAGTTTATGCCCGTTAGTGTTGGTACCTCTAGGGTTAGGTTGAGTTCTTCCAACGCGTCGCTtagttctcttctttctctggaGTAGTGTGGACAGTGTATGAGTACGTGTTcggtgttttctttttctgcgcATCCATTTGGACATTCCGGCTGGACGTTCATGTCCCATTTACTGATGGTGGCATTTAGTTTATTGTGGCCACTTCGCAGTCTCATCAGTGCAGTTTGTATGGCTCTATTCCTGTGTGTATGCCAAGTGCATACGCCCATTCGGTTTCTATTTGTTACGGCTTGGTTGGTggagttttgttttattttttcgagtGTTCTGttttggtgtttgttttttattttcgttaggATTTCTGCCATGTTGGGTTAGTGCGTCATCGTCGCCCCGTCGTCTGCACTTCTTCTGATGTTTGCTAGCTGGTCTGCGATTTCATTTCCTCTTATTCCAGAATGACTTGGTATCTAATATAGGTTAATTTTTGTTCCTGCTGACTTGAGATTGTTTATTTCTTGTATTATTTCAGGTATGGATGTGCTTGTTTCCCATTTGAAGTTGGAGATTGCTTGGATAGCTGACTTGGAGTCTGTGAATATGGTGATTTCGTTCCAGATTTGATTGTATGTACACTTCAGTGCTTGTTTAATGGCAGCTAGTTCTGCATTAAGGCTGTTGGTGGGTTCTGTTAGTAACCATGCTTTTTTAAAGTCTGTTTCAGGTATATATACAGAACAGGTGGTCTTCAGTGTCTTCAGACAAGTTGATCCGTCAGTGAAGATGGCTATGTGGTCTTTATGTTCACTGTTCCTAATCTCAAGGAACATCGTTGAGGTGAGTGCGGTGTTGTTGATagcttttttcttgttcaatgGGAAGTAACCCGTATTTATTTCAAACAGGTTCCATGATGCTATTGGATGAGTGTAAGGTTGGTGTGTGGGCTCTGGCAATTGGGGgattattccattttctactGCGTTGAGATGCCTTATTATTGCAGGTAAGCTTCTCACTTTCCATTCTGTCTTGTTGTTTACAAGAGTGTGCATTGCTTGGTATGCTGGGTACCATGGTTTTCTTGAAAGTTTAGCCAGATATTTGGTGGCGAGTAAGTTCCATCTATCCCTTATGGCTGTGATTCCTGTTTCTAGTTGGATTAGGGCAGTGGGGGTTGATTTAAAGCAACCTAGGATGGATCTTACTATCTGGTTTTGGGTAGTTTCCAGTTTGTTGACTCTGGTTTTTGGCATTGTGGATATGATGATGGACCCGTAGTCTACTTTACTGCGAATAATGGCTACGTAGATGCGGATGAGTAGTTTGAGTTGTAAGGCTGACTTTCCGTATGTTAGGGTTTCTAACAGATTTGCCCGACGTTGGATGCTTGCATTTACGTATTCAGTGTGGTTTTTCCATGTTAGTTTAGAATCGAAAATTATTCCAAGGAatttaaattcttttctttccgtgATGGCAGTGTTGTATAGCGTTAGATTGAGGTCTGGTTCTCTCGCCTTCTTTCTTGTGAAGTTAACTGCGACGCATTTTGGAACCAAGAACTTCAGTTTTCACAGGCCAGCCcattcttctatttttctgaGATAGCATTGTAGTGACCGTTCTGTTTCCGATTTTTTAACTGCAGTTGAGTGGATTTCAATGTCGTCAGCGAACATTGAGATTTCGCAATTGCTAGTTGGTGCTGGGAAGTCTGCCATCATTATGTTAAACAGTAGTGGGCTGAGGACGCATCCCTGGGGCACGCCTCTCTTTAGTGTTCTTTCGGCTGATATTTCATTGTCGGTTCTTACTGCGATTGTTCTTTCGGTTAGGAGATTTTGGATCCATCTCACAATTGCTCCTGTGATTTTGGATTTTGTGATTTTGTAGATGAGTCCCGTGATCCATGTGCTATCATATGCCTTTTCTATATCAAGGAATACCGCCGTTGTGGATTTGTTTTCGTTGAATCCGTGGTTGATTGCAGACTCTACACGTATTAGATTATCAGTTGTTGTACACCCGTTCCTAAACCCGGTCTGGAATTTTGGGAGGAGTCGATTTTTTTCAGCATACCATTTTAATCTGTTATTCATTATTCTTTCCAGGACTTTGCAGAGGCATGATGTGAGGGATATTGGCCTATAGGAATCAGGCAAATTCGGTGGCTTGTTCGGCTTTGGTATGGGTACGACGATGGCATTCTTCCATTCTGGGGGTAAGTATCCGGAGCTGAACGAGATGTTTAGTAGTTCTAGTAGGGTACATCGATTTTCTTTGTCAAGCTTTGTAATCATTTCATTATGGACTTTATCTCTTCCCATAGCTTTATTGGGAAGTCCATTGATGCTTATATTCAACTCCGTTATGGAAATGGGTAGGTTGAGCGGGTGGATTACATTGTTGTCGATTGCATCCTGTATGATTTGATTATACAGTTCGGTGCGGCCGtcctttctctcttctttttccatcGGGCAGAATTGGTTAAGTAGTGTTTGTGCTTTTTCGGCAGGGTTGGTTGTTAGTTCTCCATTGCTTTTGGTGATGGGTGTGGTGCTGTGGTGACTTGGTTGTCCATTCATTGTGTGTTTCGTAAATTTCCAGAAGGCGGATGTATTCTTGTCCATGGACGAGATGTAGTTGCTCCAGGATTGGTTCTTTGCTGAtataattgtttttcttttaattgcTTCTAGTTTGTTAAGATGGGTTTTGTCTGCTGGGAGAAGTGTTGTACGCCATTTTTTGTATGCCTTCCGTGctgcttttgttgttgttttgcagAGGGCGGTCCACCAaggtttgtttgatttctttttttcttttgcgggTGAGAAGTATTTATAGGATGTTTCCATTAAGGTTGTGTAATAGCTTTTGAATGCTTCCTCCGGGGATGTAGCTGCATTTAGAGATGTTGGTGTAacatttcgttttatttcctTGTTCCAGTTTTCCCACTTGTGTttgttgaatttccaatggTCGTTTTGTGAAGTTAAGGGAGGGGAGTTGGTGTTTAGTTGTATGATAATAGGGAGGTGGTCGCTACCCCAGTATGTTTCGGTGTGGATGTCGGTACAATAGGCCAGGTCTGGGGAAGTAAACGTTAGGTCTATGGTTGAGTTGTGTCTTCCGTTTGGATTTGGTCGGGTTCCTAGGTTCTTCGGGGTGCAGAGAATTAATCTGTTATCATTTAGAAGTAGGTCCGTCACATCTCTGCCGCATCTATTTTGTTGGTGGTGGTCTTCCCATACTTCTGAATGGGCATTCAAATCCCCTCCGATTACTAAGCTGTTTTTGGTTGCGTTTAGGATGTCCGTTAGTTCTTGGTAAGTGTTTAGGTTCCCGTCTGGGCAATATATTGATACTATATCTAttgctttgttgttttttaggTAGATGGTGGCTCCTACGGCTTCTATGTTTGGTGATTGTGGAAGAGATATGGAGGTCGCTCGTATATTCTTTTTGGTGAGGATCGCTACGCCTCCACCGTGATTGTTCCGGTTTAGGTAGAACGTATTGAACGATGAGAACTTAGGTACGTATCCATCTTTCCAAAAAGTTTCACTGATTATAACAATGTGTGGGTCATGGTATCTTATGTTGTATTTGAATTCTTGTAATTTTGCTTTATAAAGACTTCGGGCATTCCATTGGATGATCTTGATCGGCTTAATCATTTTCGACTTTTATCTGTAGTGTTAGTTGGTGGTTTGTTGGGTGGTTTGGCGGGTGGTCGGATGCTTTGGAGGAGGGCTGTGATTGCTGACAGTTGGGTATTGTTAGAGGTGAATCCAGATTCCATatcctttttgattttttcgaTTGTCGATGGCAGGTTGGTGAGTGGGGTTATTTTCTCTTGTATGTCTGCTACTGTATCTTCGAGGGCTGCGATCCTTGCTGTTGTAGTGGGTTGTATTATGGTAATTCCTTCGATTTGTTTCCTTAGGTAGTCGATTTCGCGACGGAGGTCTTCTACTTCAGGGTCGGTGTTGGTGGAGGTTTTGAATTTTGGTAGCTGGGTTGGTCTCATGGGTTCCGGGTTGTTCAGGATTTTGCTGGCTTCTGTGATGGGGATCCTATTTTCGTAGGCAAATTTAATTATCTGTTGCCTGTTGTTGTACTTGGGGCACTCCATTGTCACTGCTGGATGACCTGGTTTTAAACATGTGGGGCACTTTGTTGGGTTGTTGCATGGTGTAGTGTTGCAGTGTTGTTCTGCGCATTGTTTGCAGGTGGGGGGTGCCGTACATTTTTCTTCATGGTGGCCGAAGTTCCAGCATATGCGGCAGAGAGCCGGTCTTGGTATGAATTGCTTCACTGGGAAGACTTCATGGACCATGATTACTTCGCGGGGGAGTTGGAGGGTGTTGAAGTAGAGAGTGACAGTTTTTAGGGGTATTCTGCTGCCATCTGTTGATAGGGACGAGAATCTCTGGACTTTAACTACTCCTTGGTCAGCTAGTAGGGAAAGGATGTCCTCTTCTTTGTCTTTGGTGGGTACATTCCTGATAACGCCTCTGATGGATGCCTCTGACATGGCGAGTGTGCAATTTATGTTGAGGTTATTCACTACCTTTAAGTCTaggagttgttttttttgttttgttgatgaCGGATATATGTTGAGGTCCCCTTTGTATGTCCATTTTGTTCCTGATTTGACTTGCCCTACGGTATCTATTAGGGCGTGCATGAAGTGCTTTTTTCGGTGATACTTAGATCAAGGAATGATTTGGGATCACTGGTGAGGTGTATGATCACAGGTGCTCCGCTGCATGGTTGGTCGAATAGGTCGGAGAAGCGGGGGGGTCCTGGGCGTGGATTGTGGTTATCATCGGTGTTCTTGCGTTTGGTGGATAGCTCTTCGTATTCCATTGGGGCACTTTGGTCGATGGCACTTGATACGGGCGATACATAGCCAGGGCTGTTCCAACTCATGGCGTGGTTATAAAACCAcggaaaacagcgtttgcttctcggctcacggtcacattgttgttttccgtctgctattgtgacattctggatacgccatctaccggtagaatgtcaagtgcgctagtggcttggtttctgagtccttcacaagatggcctaacacggcagaacaccacctacctaacaggtttcgttcagggaaaacgcacagagtttaagccgtgttaacaaaataattggacatcaaatactgaaagcatattattcatttatttctttcacatgaactatgggagtttctactcttggtacagatcaccagattttagttgcgcgtgctaacaaattaagttgtttattcatttaggtagtaaagagtttacggtatcataggattgtttctcgatcgaatgtgttgaatatacatacatgcctcgatagcgcagtaggcagcgcgcgagtctcataatctcgaggtcgtgagttcgaacctcactcggggcagtgttaagtaaagtaactaaattttttccactaacagtcaatttctgtaagagctggttggtttctaaatgctgcatgtaaaacaagaaataccacggtacgataataaaggtt harbors:
- the LOC123468143 gene encoding uncharacterized protein LOC123468143, with protein sequence MGMESPDVWPRTAEISFGNTEVTRHEFYECFEHDSNESDSIFDAVFAYQDEPLLRFPNWSLVARRSELELEIGQFTSYALEFNISISMAQAFNRGVLGSIPESDNPLVSPFTVEEINNALRATKKNKAPGRKSKEVSSLKPAAIIAYNLEKAYDLVNRDVLWEVMTAMGYPPLCLSRGIDGIEHYGKRIQVRAIERTATVYWLGPHLKNLLPQITQPRFNATHSSHPYFTTSLSTITDLLKAGIFTSSTVSNHRATYNHLIANIGQPGRTEIAKPDLDWASIWRWVAKIKGKNAEVVWDFNHNQLPTKMRLNSLNLSNNDQCPLCNAGQETDDHLMLLCKEKVDISLWLRIQLTKLGCLKPLKSAIKGDVGNGPNKKKILALIQSYIITVWTAAKTSPQQ
- the LOC123468145 gene encoding LOW QUALITY PROTEIN: ribonuclease H-like (The sequence of the model RefSeq protein was modified relative to this genomic sequence to represent the inferred CDS: substituted 1 base at 1 genomic stop codon), translating into MHTLVNNKTEWKVRSLPAIIRHLNAVENGIIPQLPEPTHQPYTHPIASWNLFEINTGYFPLNKKKAINNTALTSTMFLEIRNSEHKDHIAIFTDGSTCLKTLKTTCSVYIPETDFKKAWLLTEPTNSLNAELAAIKQALKCTYNQIWNEITIFTDSKSAIQAISNFKWETSTSIPEIIQEINNLKSAGTKINLYXIPSHSGIRGNEIADQLANIRRSADDGATMTH